The following coding sequences lie in one Vicinamibacterales bacterium genomic window:
- the lsrF gene encoding 3-hydroxy-5-phosphonooxypentane-2,4-dione thiolase, translated as MADLDNLKESKDYHFDIPARNEAFFLKGAGSLDWGMQNRLARIFNPRSGRTVMLAIDHGYFLGPTSGLERIDVNILPLLPYCDALMLTRGILRTTVSPAFGHGVVMRASGGPSIRKELSHELLAVDVEDALRMNVSAMAIQVFIGGEYETQTVNNMTRMVDMGNRYGLPTLGVTAVGKDMVRDAQYFRLATRICAELGAQFVKTYYVERGFETVTASCPVPIVMAGGKKRPELDALTMAFRAVTEGATGVDMGRNIFQSEAPIAMIQAVRKVVHELMKPEHAFELYQTLKHEQKPALVG; from the coding sequence ATGGCAGACCTCGACAACCTGAAAGAGAGCAAGGACTACCACTTCGATATCCCGGCCCGCAACGAGGCGTTCTTCCTCAAGGGAGCCGGGTCGCTCGACTGGGGGATGCAGAACCGTCTGGCGCGCATTTTCAACCCGCGGTCCGGCCGCACGGTGATGCTGGCCATCGATCACGGCTACTTCCTCGGGCCGACGTCCGGTCTCGAGCGCATCGACGTCAACATCCTGCCGTTGCTTCCCTACTGCGATGCGTTGATGCTGACGCGCGGCATCCTGCGCACCACCGTGTCCCCGGCGTTCGGCCACGGGGTGGTGATGCGCGCGAGCGGCGGCCCGAGCATCCGCAAGGAACTGTCGCACGAGTTGCTGGCCGTGGACGTCGAGGATGCGCTGCGCATGAACGTCTCGGCGATGGCCATCCAGGTGTTCATCGGCGGCGAGTACGAGACGCAGACGGTCAACAACATGACCCGCATGGTGGACATGGGTAACCGATACGGTCTGCCGACGCTCGGCGTGACGGCGGTTGGCAAGGACATGGTCCGCGACGCGCAGTACTTTCGGCTGGCCACACGGATCTGCGCCGAACTCGGCGCCCAGTTTGTGAAGACCTACTACGTCGAGAGAGGTTTCGAGACGGTCACGGCCTCGTGCCCGGTGCCAATCGTCATGGCTGGCGGGAAGAAACGGCCCGAGCTCGATGCGCTGACGATGGCCTTCCGTGCGGTGACCGAGGGCGCGACGGGCGTGGACATGGGCCGGAACATCTTCCAGTCCGAAGCGCCAATCGCGATGATCCAGGCGGTGCGGAAGGTCGTGCACGAGCTGATGAAGCCGGAGCACGCGTTCGAGCTGTACCAAACGCTCAAGCACGAGCAGAAGCCCGCGCTCGTCGGCTAG
- the glmM gene encoding phosphoglucosamine mutase produces the protein MTERLFGTDGVRGRAGTPPLEPRTIRRLGAALVRALPRASVEHRLLIGRDTRESGGWIARELAYGARTAGGTVVSAGVISTPAIAYLTRESSFDAGVVISASHNPFEDNGIKVFSGAGEKFTERLEREIEEVVADTSWEVPEGDAGALPDEDFSGPYLAHARQAVPDAAALAGTRIAVDCGNGATSALAPRLLRDLGFDVVTIGCEPDGRNINLGCGSTHPDPLAHAVVEHRCRLGVAFDGDGDRAIFTDHRGRVVDGDAVMLMTARHLQATGRLRNQAIVATVMSNIGLEMALRASGIELVRCPVGDKYVMEELINRDLSLGGEQSGHIIFSSFLFTGDGLVTALSVLQVMAATGRELADLAAELVAYPQILVNVRVKTRRDLSEIPQIAAVIADVERRLGHAGRLLIRYSGTEPLLRIMLEGQDQEQIHGWAEVIAAEVRRHLA, from the coding sequence ATGACAGAACGGCTATTCGGAACAGACGGCGTGCGCGGACGGGCCGGCACGCCACCACTCGAGCCACGTACGATTCGACGTCTCGGGGCCGCTCTCGTCCGCGCGCTGCCACGGGCCTCAGTCGAACACCGTCTCCTCATCGGTCGCGATACACGCGAGTCGGGCGGCTGGATTGCCCGCGAACTGGCATACGGCGCTCGGACCGCCGGGGGGACGGTCGTCAGCGCGGGGGTCATCTCCACGCCCGCCATTGCCTACCTGACGCGCGAAAGCAGCTTCGATGCGGGTGTGGTCATCTCGGCATCGCACAATCCGTTCGAGGACAACGGCATCAAGGTCTTCTCCGGTGCAGGCGAGAAGTTCACCGAGCGCCTCGAGCGCGAAATCGAAGAGGTCGTCGCCGACACGTCGTGGGAGGTGCCAGAAGGCGATGCGGGAGCCTTGCCCGACGAGGACTTCTCGGGCCCCTATCTGGCGCACGCGCGACAGGCGGTTCCGGACGCGGCAGCGCTGGCCGGCACCCGGATCGCGGTGGATTGCGGGAATGGTGCCACGAGCGCGCTCGCCCCACGGTTGCTCCGAGACCTGGGATTCGACGTGGTGACGATCGGTTGCGAACCTGACGGCCGCAACATCAACCTCGGCTGCGGATCGACGCACCCCGACCCGCTGGCGCACGCCGTCGTCGAGCACCGGTGCCGCCTCGGCGTCGCGTTCGACGGGGACGGCGACCGGGCGATCTTCACCGATCACCGTGGGCGCGTGGTGGACGGCGACGCCGTCATGCTGATGACCGCGCGCCATCTGCAGGCGACCGGACGTCTGAGGAATCAGGCGATCGTCGCCACCGTCATGAGCAACATCGGCCTCGAGATGGCGCTCCGCGCGTCGGGCATCGAACTCGTGCGCTGCCCGGTCGGCGACAAGTACGTGATGGAGGAGTTGATCAACCGGGATCTGTCGCTCGGTGGCGAGCAGTCGGGCCACATCATCTTCTCGTCGTTCCTCTTCACCGGCGATGGGCTCGTGACGGCGCTGAGTGTGCTGCAGGTCATGGCGGCGACGGGGCGCGAACTGGCCGACCTCGCGGCGGAGTTGGTGGCGTACCCGCAGATTCTGGTCAACGTGCGCGTGAAGACCAGGCGGGACCTGAGCGAGATTCCGCAGATCGCGGCGGTCATCGCCGATGTCGAACGGCGGCTGGGACACGCCGGCCGACTGCTCATCCGCTACTCGGGGACCGAGCCGCTGCTGCGGATCATGCTCGAAGGACAGGATCAGGAACAGATTCACGGATGGGCCGAGGTGATTGCGGCCGAGGTGCGAAGACACCTCGCCTAG
- a CDS encoding CdaR family protein, which produces MVYHPFRHLGLKFLAIAIAVALWFTVAGERTVERSLRVPLELQNMPEQLELIENPPATVEVRIRGASGTLSTLGTGDVVGMVDLSSARAGRRLFHLTTSHVRAPFGVEVAQVTPSTVSLLFERSGTRRVPVVPVVEGEPAPGYVAGPATSDPIGVDVVGPESALGRLKEAMTEPISISGAKRRVRETVTVGIADAGLRLKSAANAVVTIDVYPAPIDRTLAQVPVHLRGVGLGLSGQVFPATLTVTTQGPKDVLESLQADSLLAFVDLAGLGPGRYNLPVRVEPRQGFLVLRVEPATVRVRIK; this is translated from the coding sequence ATGGTCTACCATCCTTTCCGCCATCTCGGGCTGAAGTTCCTCGCCATCGCGATCGCGGTGGCGCTGTGGTTCACCGTCGCCGGCGAGCGGACCGTGGAGCGCAGTCTCCGCGTGCCGCTCGAATTGCAGAACATGCCGGAGCAGCTCGAGCTGATCGAGAACCCTCCGGCGACGGTCGAAGTCCGCATCAGGGGGGCGTCTGGTACGCTGAGCACATTGGGGACCGGCGACGTGGTGGGGATGGTGGACTTGTCATCGGCTCGGGCGGGCCGACGGCTGTTTCACCTCACGACGAGCCATGTGCGCGCGCCGTTCGGTGTCGAGGTGGCCCAGGTCACGCCGAGCACCGTGTCGCTGCTGTTCGAACGATCGGGCACGCGCCGCGTGCCGGTGGTGCCGGTGGTCGAGGGCGAACCGGCGCCCGGCTACGTGGCGGGCCCAGCGACATCCGATCCGATCGGCGTGGATGTCGTCGGGCCGGAGAGCGCGCTCGGCCGGCTCAAAGAGGCCATGACCGAGCCGATCTCGATCTCCGGGGCCAAACGGCGTGTCCGCGAGACGGTGACGGTTGGTATTGCCGATGCCGGCCTGCGGCTCAAGTCGGCTGCGAACGCCGTGGTCACGATTGACGTCTACCCGGCGCCGATTGACCGCACGCTGGCGCAAGTGCCGGTGCACCTGCGAGGTGTCGGCCTGGGGTTGTCCGGACAGGTCTTCCCGGCGACGCTCACGGTGACGACGCAGGGACCGAAGGACGTGCTCGAAAGCCTGCAGGCCGATTCACTCCTGGCCTTTGTCGATCTTGCCGGTCTCGGACCGGGTCGGTACAATCTTCCGGTTCGGGTTGAGCCGCGCCAGGGCTTCCTGGTGCTGCGCGTCGAACCTGCCACCGTGCGCGTGAGGATCAAGTAG
- the cdaA gene encoding diadenylate cyclase CdaA → MTFTEPLFAVLRHFGWWDLLDVLIVAVVIYELLKLVRGTRAVQMGVGAGLLVIVFYASRWIHLETVNWLIRNVVGYVVFALIVLFQADIRRALAHFGRTPFGRYFTRPEGADEIIEEMAVAAGMLASQRIGGIIAVERDIGLRNYIEGGIPLDATVTYDLLVTIFRPGTPLHDGAVIIQGDRVAAAACFLPLTVNPRVSKDFGTRHRAAIGLTEETDAVAIIVSEETGRISIALEGGIESGLTADDLRGRLRELLTSRRRATRESEPRPQYD, encoded by the coding sequence GTGACCTTCACCGAACCGCTGTTCGCCGTGCTGCGCCACTTCGGATGGTGGGACCTTCTCGATGTCCTCATCGTGGCGGTGGTGATCTACGAATTGCTGAAGCTGGTTCGCGGGACCCGCGCGGTGCAGATGGGCGTCGGTGCCGGACTCCTGGTCATCGTCTTCTACGCGTCGCGATGGATCCACCTCGAGACCGTCAACTGGCTGATCCGCAACGTGGTCGGCTACGTGGTCTTCGCACTCATCGTGCTCTTTCAGGCCGACATCCGCCGCGCGCTCGCGCACTTCGGACGGACGCCATTCGGCAGGTACTTCACCAGGCCGGAGGGCGCCGACGAGATCATCGAGGAAATGGCCGTAGCCGCCGGCATGCTGGCGAGCCAGCGGATCGGTGGCATCATCGCCGTAGAGCGCGATATCGGCCTCCGCAACTACATCGAGGGCGGCATCCCGCTCGACGCCACGGTGACCTACGATTTGCTCGTCACCATCTTCCGCCCCGGGACGCCGCTGCACGATGGTGCCGTGATCATCCAGGGCGACCGCGTGGCCGCCGCGGCCTGCTTCCTGCCGCTGACGGTCAACCCTCGCGTGAGCAAGGATTTTGGCACCCGGCATCGAGCCGCAATCGGCCTGACGGAGGAAACCGACGCCGTCGCGATCATCGTGTCGGAGGAGACGGGTCGGATCTCCATCGCGCTCGAGGGAGGGATCGAGAGCGGTCTGACTGCGGATGACTTGCGCGGACGACTGCGGGAGTTGCTCACCAGCCGCCGACGCGCCACACGCGAGAGTGAGCCGCGTCCCCAGTACGACTGA
- the folP gene encoding dihydropteroate synthase, which yields MFPRRLYTVPLAGGRRLELGERTLVMAIINVTPDSFAEVAPSTDPARALDLALAAEAAGADLLDLGAESTRPGAPAVSADEERARLVPALRAMAGRVRVPISVDTTKADVARAALDEGASMVNDISGLRYDSGLGQVVAAAGAGLVLMHMRGTSRDMYREAAYEDVAGDIARELQESMTMAARAGVPREAVVLDPGIGFAKRASHSYEALARLPELASLDRPLLVGTSRKSFLRDVLGNVPPAARDWGTAATVCAAILAGAHIVRVHAVEAMVQIARVADEIRRHSRPRP from the coding sequence GTGTTTCCCCGCCGACTCTACACCGTCCCTCTCGCCGGCGGCCGCCGCCTGGAACTTGGCGAGCGTACGCTCGTCATGGCCATCATCAACGTGACCCCCGACTCGTTCGCAGAGGTCGCTCCGTCGACGGACCCCGCGCGCGCGCTGGATTTGGCGCTGGCTGCCGAGGCCGCTGGCGCGGATCTCCTCGATCTGGGTGCCGAGTCCACGCGTCCAGGTGCGCCGGCGGTGTCGGCGGACGAGGAGCGGGCGCGCCTGGTTCCCGCCCTGCGGGCGATGGCCGGCCGTGTCCGGGTGCCGATCTCGGTCGATACGACGAAAGCCGACGTGGCGCGCGCCGCGCTGGACGAAGGCGCGTCGATGGTGAACGATATCAGCGGCCTAAGGTATGATTCTGGCCTCGGGCAGGTCGTGGCGGCCGCTGGCGCCGGGTTGGTCCTCATGCACATGAGGGGCACCTCGCGCGACATGTATCGCGAGGCCGCGTACGAGGACGTGGCGGGAGACATTGCGCGCGAACTGCAGGAGAGCATGACGATGGCAGCGCGTGCCGGTGTGCCGCGCGAAGCCGTCGTGCTCGACCCCGGCATCGGATTCGCCAAGCGCGCCAGTCACTCGTACGAAGCGCTCGCGCGCCTGCCGGAACTGGCGTCGCTCGACCGGCCGCTCCTCGTCGGGACCTCGCGGAAGTCGTTTCTCCGCGACGTGCTCGGCAACGTGCCGCCGGCCGCGCGTGACTGGGGGACGGCGGCGACGGTGTGCGCCGCGATCCTCGCGGGCGCGCACATCGTCCGCGTTCACGCTGTCGAGGCCATGGTCCAGATCGCGCGGGTCGCCGACGAGATCAGACGGCACAGCCGTCCACGGCCGTGA
- the ftsH gene encoding ATP-dependent zinc metalloprotease FtsH has product MNSTLKSLLFWMVLVVVGVLIWNFSTNFQQRDSVIAFSEFMQRVDGGQVASVTITGNEVTGVAKTANETFRTYAPAQYEGLANRLLDKGVAITAKEPSTSPWASLLYSWAPILLMIGFWIFLMRQMQSGGNKALSFGKSKAKLSSSSQKKVTFKDVAGVDEAKEELQEIIEFLKEPQKFQKLGGRIPKGVLLMGSPGTGKTLLARAVAGEANVPFFSISGSDFVEMFVGVGASRVRDLFEQGKKNAPCIVFIDEIDAVGRHRGAGLGGGHDEREQTLNQLLVEMDGFESNEGVILVAATNRPDVLDPALLRPGRFDRRIVVNRPDVKGREGILGVHTRKIPLSDDVNVTVLARGTAGFSGADLANLVNEAALYAARFNQKVVRMLDFEFAKDKVLMGTERKSMIISDDEKRVTAVHEAGHALLAVLLPGADPIHKVTIIPRGMALGLTQQLPVDEKHNLARTFLDDQISILLGGRIAEEITTGNVTTGAGNDLERVTDLARKMVCEWGMSPSMGPLTFGKKEEQIFLGREIAQHQDYSEDTAIKIDQEVKRIVMIQYERAHGMLSEQRDALLRIAEALLTYEVLDGEQVRRLAAGVALDESGSSSTVSTLSADDEARARQRERAKVVAPIPPMQKPVPQE; this is encoded by the coding sequence TTGAACTCCACGCTGAAGAGTCTGCTCTTCTGGATGGTGCTCGTCGTCGTTGGCGTGCTGATCTGGAATTTTTCGACGAATTTCCAGCAGCGTGACAGCGTCATTGCCTTCAGCGAGTTCATGCAGCGCGTGGACGGCGGGCAAGTGGCGTCGGTCACGATCACCGGCAACGAAGTGACCGGGGTGGCCAAGACGGCCAACGAGACCTTCCGCACCTACGCGCCCGCGCAGTACGAGGGGCTGGCGAACCGCCTGCTCGACAAGGGCGTGGCCATCACCGCAAAGGAGCCGAGCACGAGCCCGTGGGCGTCGCTCCTGTATTCCTGGGCGCCGATCCTCCTGATGATCGGCTTCTGGATCTTCCTGATGCGGCAGATGCAGAGCGGCGGCAACAAGGCGCTGTCGTTCGGCAAGAGCAAGGCCAAGCTGTCGTCGAGTTCCCAGAAGAAGGTGACGTTCAAGGACGTTGCCGGCGTGGACGAGGCCAAGGAGGAACTGCAGGAGATCATCGAGTTCCTGAAGGAGCCGCAGAAGTTCCAGAAACTCGGCGGACGCATCCCGAAGGGCGTGCTGCTGATGGGGTCTCCAGGGACCGGCAAGACGTTGCTCGCCCGCGCGGTCGCCGGCGAGGCCAACGTTCCGTTCTTCTCCATCAGCGGGTCGGATTTCGTCGAGATGTTCGTCGGCGTCGGCGCGTCGCGCGTTCGCGACCTGTTCGAGCAGGGCAAGAAGAACGCGCCGTGCATCGTCTTCATCGACGAGATCGACGCGGTTGGACGCCACCGCGGCGCCGGGCTTGGCGGCGGCCACGACGAGCGCGAGCAGACGCTGAACCAGTTGCTGGTCGAGATGGACGGGTTCGAGTCGAACGAGGGCGTGATTCTCGTTGCGGCGACCAACCGGCCCGACGTGCTCGATCCCGCGCTGCTCCGACCCGGGCGATTCGACCGGCGCATCGTCGTGAATCGCCCCGACGTGAAGGGACGCGAGGGCATCCTCGGCGTGCATACCCGCAAGATCCCGCTATCGGACGACGTGAATGTGACCGTACTCGCGCGCGGCACTGCGGGGTTCTCGGGGGCCGACCTGGCGAACCTGGTCAACGAAGCGGCGCTCTACGCGGCGCGCTTCAACCAGAAAGTCGTTCGGATGCTCGACTTCGAGTTTGCGAAGGACAAGGTGCTGATGGGCACCGAGCGCAAGTCGATGATCATCAGCGACGACGAGAAACGGGTGACGGCGGTGCACGAGGCCGGCCACGCGCTGCTCGCCGTGCTGCTGCCGGGGGCGGATCCGATTCACAAGGTGACAATCATCCCGCGCGGCATGGCGCTTGGGCTCACCCAGCAGCTGCCCGTGGATGAGAAGCACAATCTCGCGCGCACGTTCCTCGACGACCAGATCTCGATTCTGCTCGGCGGCCGGATTGCCGAGGAGATCACGACGGGCAACGTCACGACCGGCGCGGGGAACGATCTCGAGCGCGTGACGGACCTCGCGCGCAAGATGGTGTGCGAGTGGGGCATGAGCCCATCGATGGGGCCGCTCACATTCGGCAAGAAGGAAGAGCAGATCTTCCTCGGCCGCGAGATCGCGCAGCACCAGGACTACAGCGAAGACACCGCCATCAAGATCGACCAAGAGGTCAAGCGGATCGTCATGATCCAGTACGAGCGGGCCCACGGGATGCTGAGCGAGCAGCGGGACGCGTTATTGCGGATCGCGGAGGCGCTGCTGACCTACGAAGTGCTCGATGGCGAGCAGGTGCGTCGCCTGGCCGCTGGAGTGGCGCTCGACGAATCCGGCTCCTCGTCGACGGTCTCCACGCTGTCGGCCGACGACGAGGCGCGCGCGCGGCAGCGGGAACGGGCAAAGGTGGTCGCGCCGATTCCACCGATGCAGAAGCCGGTCCCCCAGGAATAG
- the tilS gene encoding tRNA lysidine(34) synthetase TilS yields the protein MESRRGARGGTTRRRLPSRAGEPQVRSLTMSVLTERVYRSIHLHDLLPPGSRALVAASGGADSTALVHLLSELAPAFGFEVVGLVHFNHGLRGAASDADEAFCKDLAAELSVAFECGRDDVAAAARRLGTSIEDAGRQLRHAFFAEAATRAEATHVALGHTRDDQAETVLLNLLRGSGPRGEGGMCFGRGRLVRPLLECSHEELVAWLHARDRPFREDESNRDLRFARNRIRHEVLPVLRRVAPHAPATLARAAQIAAADADYLDQVATEALEALTSGQVAAGPRTDDELCLDVQGLLQLPVAIARRVALAALSRMSGGRSLGFDHADRLLALASGHAGRAASFPGQQVERHERCVRLRRSVGRVALAPGQSRRLSSAVNSLRASLSTPGEVLIGSLVVSSDVRPWAGGSAKAEVNDPFTALVDASRVSDLAVRFRRPGDAFRPLGLGGRKKLQDLFVDRKVPRPERDRIPLVVDGRDRIVWVAGHAISEDFRVSEGTRAVVILKLRGERV from the coding sequence ATGGAGTCGCGGCGAGGCGCCCGAGGCGGCACGACGCGCCGGCGCCTGCCGTCGCGAGCAGGTGAGCCGCAAGTTCGCTCGCTCACGATGTCCGTCCTGACGGAGCGAGTCTACCGTTCGATTCACTTACACGACTTGCTCCCGCCCGGATCGCGCGCCCTCGTCGCTGCATCGGGCGGAGCAGATTCCACCGCGTTGGTTCATCTGCTGTCGGAGCTCGCGCCGGCCTTCGGGTTCGAGGTGGTCGGTCTCGTGCACTTCAACCACGGCCTGCGCGGAGCGGCATCGGACGCCGACGAAGCGTTCTGCAAGGATCTTGCGGCCGAGCTGTCGGTCGCGTTCGAGTGTGGCCGCGACGACGTGGCAGCCGCGGCGCGCCGCCTCGGGACGTCGATTGAGGATGCCGGCCGGCAGTTGCGCCACGCATTTTTCGCGGAGGCCGCCACTCGAGCCGAGGCAACGCACGTCGCGCTCGGGCACACGCGCGACGACCAGGCCGAGACGGTGCTGTTGAACCTGCTCCGTGGCTCCGGGCCGCGTGGTGAGGGCGGTATGTGCTTCGGACGGGGCCGCCTCGTGCGTCCGCTGCTGGAGTGTTCACACGAGGAACTCGTGGCCTGGCTTCACGCGAGGGACCGGCCGTTCCGCGAGGACGAATCGAACCGCGACCTTCGCTTCGCCCGCAACCGCATTCGGCATGAGGTGCTGCCGGTTCTCAGGCGGGTGGCGCCTCATGCTCCCGCGACCCTCGCCAGGGCGGCCCAGATCGCCGCCGCCGATGCCGACTATCTCGACCAGGTCGCTACGGAGGCGCTCGAGGCCTTGACGAGTGGGCAGGTGGCGGCGGGTCCCCGGACCGATGACGAGTTGTGTCTGGACGTGCAGGGCCTCCTCCAGCTTCCGGTGGCGATTGCGCGGCGGGTGGCCTTGGCCGCGCTCAGCCGGATGTCGGGCGGGCGCTCTCTGGGATTCGATCACGCGGACCGGTTGCTGGCACTGGCGTCCGGTCACGCCGGCCGGGCGGCGAGTTTCCCCGGCCAGCAGGTCGAACGGCATGAGCGGTGCGTGCGGCTGAGGCGTTCGGTTGGGCGGGTGGCGCTGGCACCTGGCCAGAGCCGACGATTAAGCTCTGCCGTGAACTCTTTGCGCGCGTCGTTGTCTACTCCTGGAGAGGTTCTGATCGGGTCGCTCGTCGTTTCGTCTGATGTTCGCCCTTGGGCGGGCGGGTCGGCGAAGGCCGAAGTGAACGACCCGTTCACGGCTCTCGTAGACGCTAGCAGGGTCTCCGATCTGGCGGTGCGGTTCCGCAGGCCGGGCGATGCCTTCAGGCCGCTTGGGCTCGGAGGCCGAAAGAAGCTCCAGGACCTGTTCGTCGACCGCAAGGTGCCGCGCCCAGAGCGAGACCGGATTCCACTCGTCGTCGATGGCCGCGACCGGATTGTCTGGGTGGCTGGACATGCGATTTCAGAGGATTTCCGGGTGAGCGAGGGCACGCGTGCCGTGGTAATCTTGAAGCTGAGGGGAGAACGCGTTTGA
- the queA gene encoding tRNA preQ1(34) S-adenosylmethionine ribosyltransferase-isomerase QueA produces MDVSLFDFDLPPDQIAQQPSADREAARLLVLDRASGSIVAHTTVRNLPDLLRPADLLVVNNTRVFPARLLGRRDPSGGAVECLLVRRIEGDRWEALMHPGQKLHPGARVVFAGAGETLRGEVLEQHFHGRRTVRLWAESGANVDVIVDAIGHIPLPPYIHRPDEAADRERYQTVYARSRGSIAAPTAGLHLTARLLEEFGTRGVERTEVTLHVGYGTFKPVRVDRVEDHRVDPEWFDISPDAATTINLALETRRRIIGVGTTTTRALEAAAAAGDGRVGEGAALADLFIHPGFTFRVVSGLLTNFHLPCSSLLMLVCAFAGREAVLAAYREAVARGYRFYSYGDAMLIV; encoded by the coding sequence GTGGACGTCTCTCTCTTCGACTTCGACCTTCCCCCCGACCAGATAGCCCAGCAGCCGTCGGCTGACCGTGAAGCGGCGCGCCTGCTCGTGCTGGACCGCGCGAGCGGGTCGATCGTCGCGCACACGACGGTCCGAAACCTGCCCGACCTGCTTCGGCCCGCCGATCTGCTGGTTGTCAACAACACCAGGGTGTTTCCGGCGCGTTTGCTGGGGCGCCGGGATCCCAGTGGCGGCGCCGTGGAGTGTCTGCTGGTGAGGCGGATTGAAGGGGACAGGTGGGAAGCGCTCATGCACCCGGGGCAGAAGCTCCACCCGGGGGCCCGAGTCGTCTTCGCCGGCGCCGGCGAGACGCTGCGCGGCGAGGTGCTCGAGCAGCATTTCCACGGACGACGGACCGTGCGGCTGTGGGCCGAGAGCGGCGCGAACGTCGACGTGATTGTCGATGCCATCGGTCACATACCCCTGCCCCCCTACATCCACCGGCCCGACGAGGCGGCAGATCGGGAACGCTACCAGACCGTCTACGCGCGTTCGCGCGGGTCCATTGCGGCGCCGACGGCCGGGTTGCATCTGACCGCGCGGCTGCTCGAGGAGTTCGGAACGCGGGGTGTCGAGCGGACCGAGGTCACGCTGCACGTCGGGTACGGCACATTCAAGCCCGTGCGCGTCGACAGGGTCGAGGACCACCGGGTCGACCCGGAGTGGTTCGACATCTCGCCCGATGCCGCGACGACCATCAACCTGGCGCTCGAGACGCGGCGCCGCATCATCGGCGTGGGCACGACGACGACGCGGGCGCTCGAGGCCGCCGCTGCGGCCGGCGACGGGCGTGTGGGTGAGGGGGCGGCACTGGCCGACCTGTTCATCCACCCGGGCTTCACGTTCCGCGTCGTCAGCGGCCTGCTCACGAACTTCCACCTGCCGTGTTCCTCGTTGCTGATGCTCGTCTGCGCGTTTGCAGGACGCGAGGCCGTGCTCGCCGCCTACCGCGAAGCCGTCGCCCGAGGCTACCGCTTCTACAGCTACGGCGATGCCATGCTCATCGTGTGA
- a CDS encoding GNAT family protein — MMEQMPQQAESEPQVATVATKTTKSMVATAPGWRAGLPVLSNDVVTLRDLRLSDATSLFSMLSTDEVRRFVSSPPIDVPGYERFIKWAHAERIAGRCFCYAVVPAGSDVAIGILQVRSLETDFRAAEWGAAIGSPFWGTGLFVSGARLLLDFLFDDVQVHRLEGRAAVQNGRANGAVRKLGAVPEGVLRRGLWCRGQYFDQLMWSILAEDWRELRRVHRPVVH, encoded by the coding sequence ATGATGGAACAGATGCCGCAACAGGCGGAGTCCGAACCTCAGGTGGCAACGGTTGCGACGAAGACGACCAAGTCGATGGTCGCCACGGCGCCGGGCTGGCGCGCGGGGCTTCCGGTCCTGTCCAACGACGTTGTCACGCTTCGCGATCTGCGCCTGTCCGACGCGACGTCGCTCTTCTCGATGCTCAGCACCGACGAAGTGCGCCGATTCGTGTCGTCGCCACCGATCGACGTGCCAGGGTACGAACGGTTCATCAAGTGGGCCCACGCGGAGCGCATCGCGGGGCGGTGCTTCTGCTATGCCGTCGTGCCGGCCGGCAGCGATGTGGCAATTGGCATCCTCCAAGTTCGGTCGCTCGAGACCGACTTCAGGGCGGCCGAATGGGGCGCAGCGATCGGCTCGCCGTTCTGGGGCACCGGGCTGTTCGTGTCCGGGGCGCGTCTTCTCCTCGACTTCCTGTTCGACGACGTGCAGGTGCATCGGCTCGAAGGGCGCGCGGCCGTCCAGAACGGCCGGGCGAATGGTGCGGTACGCAAGCTGGGCGCCGTGCCTGAGGGCGTCCTCCGCCGCGGCCTCTGGTGCCGGGGCCAGTATTTCGACCAGCTGATGTGGTCCATCCTCGCCGAAGACTGGCGCGAACTGCGCCGGGTCCATCGTCCGGTCGTTCACTAG